From Paenibacillus physcomitrellae, the proteins below share one genomic window:
- the sigH gene encoding RNA polymerase sporulation sigma factor SigH, which yields MSVELNLFITSDYEILSDEDIVESVRSGDSEALEYLIHKYRSFVRAKARSYFLIGADREDIIQEGMIGLYKSIRDYKGDKLSSFKAFAELCITRQIITAIKTATRQKHIPLNSYVSLDKPIYDEDSDRTLLDVICGSQVCDPEELIINQEEFTGLEDKMSEILSDLERKVLMLYLDGRSYQEISVDLKRHVKSIDNALQRVKRKLERYLEVRDGL from the coding sequence TTGAGTGTCGAACTCAACTTATTCATAACATCAGATTATGAAATTCTGAGTGACGAAGATATCGTAGAATCTGTCCGATCTGGGGACAGTGAAGCCCTGGAATATCTGATTCACAAATACCGGAGTTTCGTCCGCGCCAAAGCAAGGTCTTACTTTTTGATCGGGGCGGATCGGGAAGACATTATCCAGGAAGGCATGATTGGTCTCTACAAGTCCATTCGGGACTACAAGGGAGACAAACTTTCATCTTTCAAAGCATTTGCCGAGCTTTGCATCACAAGGCAGATCATTACCGCGATCAAGACAGCTACAAGGCAGAAGCATATCCCGCTCAATTCTTATGTCTCGTTGGACAAGCCTATTTATGACGAAGATTCCGATCGTACACTGCTGGATGTCATTTGCGGCTCCCAGGTTTGTGATCCGGAGGAATTGATTATTAACCAAGAGGAGTTCACCGGCCTTGAGGACAAGATGTCCGAAATTCTGAGCGATCTTGAACGCAAGGTACTGATGCTTTATCTGGACGGTCGTTCCTACCAGGAAATTTCCGTTGATTTGAAGCGACATGTGAAGTCGATTGATAACGCACTGCAGCGTGTCAAGCGCAAGCTGGAGCGTTACCTCGAAGTCCGTGACGGTTTATAG
- the rlmB gene encoding 23S rRNA (guanosine(2251)-2'-O)-methyltransferase RlmB has translation MEQEQQEWIGGKHSLLEALRAGRTINKIWIAEGAQKHLTAPIIAEARKLGIITQTVDKRKLDQMVPDLQHQGVVAQVAPYAYAEVEDLLEAASASGRPPFLLILDEIEDPHNLGSILRTAECTGVHGVILPKRRSASITATVSKTSAGAVEYVPVARVTNLAQTIDQLKEAGIWVVGTDVEAREGIYDTNIFNGPVAVVIGNENKGMGRLIKEKCDVLVKLPMAGKLNSLNASVAAGVVMYEVLRRREQG, from the coding sequence ATGGAACAGGAACAACAGGAATGGATCGGCGGGAAGCACTCACTGCTGGAAGCTTTGAGGGCCGGCCGGACAATTAATAAAATATGGATCGCCGAAGGGGCTCAGAAGCACCTTACGGCACCGATTATCGCCGAAGCCAGAAAGCTTGGGATCATTACTCAAACGGTTGATAAACGGAAGCTGGATCAAATGGTGCCTGATCTGCAGCACCAGGGCGTAGTGGCACAGGTTGCCCCTTATGCTTATGCTGAAGTGGAAGATTTGCTGGAGGCGGCAAGCGCATCTGGCCGTCCGCCTTTTTTGCTGATCTTGGATGAAATTGAGGATCCGCATAATCTCGGCTCTATTTTGCGTACAGCGGAGTGCACCGGGGTTCATGGTGTGATTCTGCCGAAGCGCCGCTCAGCGTCTATTACGGCTACGGTATCCAAAACTTCGGCAGGTGCCGTTGAATACGTGCCGGTAGCTCGTGTTACTAATTTGGCTCAAACGATTGATCAGCTGAAAGAAGCGGGAATTTGGGTTGTCGGTACCGATGTGGAAGCGCGGGAAGGCATTTATGACACTAACATCTTTAACGGTCCCGTAGCGGTGGTCATCGGCAATGAGAATAAAGGCATGGGCAGGCTGATTAAAGAAAAATGTGACGTTCTCGTCAAACTCCCGATGGCCGGTAAATTGAACTCTCTCAATGCGTCTGTAGCCGCTGGGGTTGTTATGTATGAAGTGCTGCGCCGGCGCGAGCAAGGCTAG
- a CDS encoding NYN domain-containing protein produces the protein MVEVQNVLLVDGYNMIGAWPELAELAKIGMQEARDRLLERLADFQAFSGWKVIAVFDAYQVPGLGKAFKQRRVQIYFTKEKETADECIERLVRELSNRLRRIYVATSDMIEQHVIFGQGALRLSARELRTMLDQSERELKERIVEESRTSSRNTVAGKLSPELLIELERLRRQ, from the coding sequence ATGGTAGAGGTGCAGAATGTGCTCCTCGTTGACGGGTATAATATGATCGGCGCCTGGCCGGAGCTGGCTGAGCTGGCCAAAATCGGCATGCAGGAGGCGCGGGACCGGCTGCTGGAGCGGCTGGCCGATTTTCAGGCTTTTTCCGGCTGGAAGGTTATTGCTGTGTTTGACGCTTACCAGGTGCCTGGTTTGGGCAAAGCCTTCAAGCAGCGCCGGGTGCAGATTTATTTTACGAAGGAGAAAGAGACTGCTGACGAATGTATTGAACGCCTTGTTCGTGAGCTGAGCAACCGGCTTCGCCGGATATATGTGGCCACCAGCGATATGATCGAGCAGCATGTTATTTTTGGGCAGGGCGCCCTACGGCTTTCGGCCCGGGAGCTTCGGACGATGCTGGATCAAAGTGAGCGGGAGCTGAAGGAAAGGATTGTCGAGGAGAGTCGAACCTCAAGCCGAAATACGGTGGCTGGTAAGCTTTCTCCGGAATTGCTGATCGAACTGGAACGCTTACGCAGGCAATAA
- a CDS encoding Mini-ribonuclease 3, which yields MGEGGAAEPLWFPYPASKPVNLLPPLVLAYIGDAVFEVAVRQYLISRPKLKPHHLHVQATRFVSAKSQARLLALIDPQLTEEEHDVVRQGRNAKSGSVPKNADVIDYRHATALEALIGFLYYSGKQERLRQLVDQGMKLLEADE from the coding sequence ATGGGAGAGGGCGGCGCTGCTGAGCCGCTCTGGTTCCCTTATCCGGCATCCAAGCCGGTTAACCTGCTGCCGCCGTTGGTACTGGCTTACATCGGCGATGCCGTGTTTGAAGTGGCGGTGCGGCAGTATCTGATTTCGCGGCCGAAGCTGAAGCCGCATCACCTGCATGTGCAGGCCACCCGTTTTGTTTCGGCGAAATCCCAGGCCAGACTGCTGGCCCTGATCGATCCGCAGCTGACAGAAGAGGAGCACGACGTAGTCCGGCAGGGACGCAACGCCAAATCAGGAAGCGTGCCCAAAAATGCCGATGTCATTGACTACCGTCATGCCACTGCTTTGGAAGCGTTGATCGGATTTCTGTATTACAGCGGCAAACAGGAAAGGCTGCGTCAGTTGGTTGACCAGGGAATGAAACTGTTGGAAGCTGATGAATAA